In Salana multivorans, a single genomic region encodes these proteins:
- a CDS encoding NAD(P)-dependent oxidoreductase, with product MKILLPDSLPLAPELPDDVEVVRYSTASPIPPEHRDAEAIVIWSLTSGWWRENAGLLPNLGLVQSLTAGVDAILAADFRPEALVASGVGLHDVTVAEHALALILAAARRLDVAVRAVGEHRWAAELADAQPLDNATSFTLVHGARVVVWGFGSIGTRLAGLLRALGAHVVGVARTAGEREGFEVVTTDELPRVLGDADVLVAVLPSTPETANAIDADTLALLPTKAWVVNVGRGATLDQAALADALRAGRLAGAALDVVVPEPLPADDELWDAPNLILTPHCAGGRPLGADERIAENLRRWRAGEELVQQVAR from the coding sequence ATGAAGATCCTCCTCCCCGACTCGCTGCCGCTCGCGCCGGAGCTTCCCGACGACGTCGAGGTGGTGCGCTACTCCACCGCGTCGCCGATCCCGCCGGAGCACCGCGACGCCGAGGCCATCGTCATCTGGTCGCTCACCTCGGGCTGGTGGCGGGAGAACGCGGGGCTGCTGCCGAACCTCGGCCTGGTCCAGAGCCTCACGGCCGGCGTCGACGCGATCCTCGCCGCCGACTTCCGGCCCGAGGCGCTCGTCGCGTCCGGGGTCGGGCTGCACGACGTCACCGTCGCCGAGCACGCGCTCGCGCTGATCCTGGCGGCCGCCCGCCGGCTCGACGTCGCGGTCCGGGCGGTCGGTGAGCACCGGTGGGCGGCCGAGCTCGCGGACGCCCAGCCCCTCGACAACGCCACCTCCTTCACGCTCGTGCACGGCGCGCGCGTCGTCGTCTGGGGGTTCGGCAGCATCGGCACCCGGCTCGCCGGGCTCCTGCGCGCGCTCGGCGCCCACGTCGTCGGCGTCGCGCGCACCGCGGGCGAGCGCGAGGGGTTCGAGGTCGTGACGACGGACGAGCTGCCGCGCGTCCTCGGCGACGCCGACGTCCTCGTCGCCGTCCTGCCGTCGACGCCGGAGACCGCGAACGCGATCGACGCCGACACGCTCGCCCTGCTCCCGACGAAGGCCTGGGTGGTCAACGTCGGGCGCGGCGCGACGCTGGACCAGGCGGCGCTCGCCGACGCGCTGCGCGCCGGTCGTCTGGCCGGGGCGGCGCTCGACGTCGTCGTCCCCGAGCCGCTGCCGGCCGACGACGAGCTGTGGGACGCGCCCAACCTCATCCTCACGCCGCACTGCGCGGGCGGACGCCCGCTCGGCGCCGACGAGCGGATCGCGGAGAACCTGCGTCGCTGGCGCGCGGGCGAGGAGCTGGTCCAGCAGGTCGCGCGCTGA
- a CDS encoding cation-translocating P-type ATPase, whose product MSTETAGTGAGAGTDAGGGTGAGTGPAADRPWFTRDGEDVARALGSDAAIGLTAAEAAARLERYGPNAIAAEPSPSVWQVALRQLADPMNVMLVAVAAISLFIDQVPVGILVGTLVVLNVVLGSRQELKAQASVDALASLQVPRARVVRGGTLLEIAATDLVPGDLVTLEAGDLVPADGRLLRSATLETQEAALTGESAPIAKDPATLADPATPLGDRTNLVFQNTQVTRGTGAMVVVETGMTTEMGRIASMLSAVKPARSPLQRELDGLTRVLGFVAWGAVAVIVVIGLLRGQPFASVILLGISMAISAIPTGLPTFVQGMLSYGSNQLAEHRAVVKNLADVETLGATSAINSDKTGTLTMNEMTVSRLYYRGEWFPVSGGGYAKTGEIRHAAGAAEPDFTPLAYGLCLCSDATVSDDGVVVGDPTEAALVVLAAKMGVDAELSRRRYPRLAEVPFDSAYKFMATFHDVPLGGRDRLIGVVKGGPDVVLARCSSVLLADGSLAPMAEQREAILEANRQLSEQGLRVLAFAYRLLDGHRDAVLADPMTLVEDLVFAGLVGIIDPLRPSSAEAVRIAREAGIDVRMITGDHAITASAIGAQLGLAPGAASGAEIQAMTDAELAAALPDLHVFGRVTPEDKLRIARLMQQQGAIVAMTGDAVNDAAALKQADIGVAMGSGSEVTKQAGNMILTDDNFGTLVQAIRLGRGIYDKIVGYVRFQMSLLFSLVLLFLVASIFDVNQGVPLTPMMVLFLNFFITIFPVVVILLDPVPADIMSKPPRDPAKTIARGSTVAQWLFYGALMFATTLVPLLTHPGELSPSEPNVPVTMAFAVSALGSLLGGLAIRRDPASGLLPPLLTAVRWLSVPLALTVAAVELPFLQHVLGTVSLTGDEWLQCLGLALVVPVVVELDKWVRRARARRRGLVGA is encoded by the coding sequence GTGAGCACCGAGACCGCAGGCACCGGCGCAGGGGCCGGGACGGACGCCGGCGGCGGCACGGGGGCCGGCACCGGCCCCGCGGCCGACCGGCCCTGGTTCACGCGGGACGGCGAGGACGTCGCCCGCGCGCTCGGCTCGGACGCAGCCATCGGGCTCACCGCCGCCGAGGCCGCGGCCCGGCTCGAGCGGTACGGCCCGAACGCGATCGCGGCCGAGCCGTCCCCCTCGGTGTGGCAGGTCGCGCTGCGCCAGCTCGCGGACCCGATGAACGTCATGCTCGTCGCGGTGGCCGCCATCAGCCTGTTCATCGACCAGGTGCCGGTCGGCATCCTGGTCGGCACGCTCGTCGTGCTCAACGTCGTGCTCGGCTCGCGGCAGGAGCTCAAGGCGCAGGCCTCCGTCGACGCCCTCGCCTCGCTCCAGGTTCCGCGGGCGCGCGTCGTGCGGGGCGGGACGCTGCTCGAGATCGCCGCGACGGACCTCGTCCCGGGCGACCTGGTCACCCTCGAGGCGGGCGACCTCGTGCCCGCCGACGGGCGCCTGCTGCGCAGCGCGACGCTCGAGACGCAGGAGGCGGCGCTCACGGGGGAGAGCGCGCCGATCGCCAAGGACCCGGCGACGCTGGCCGACCCGGCGACGCCGCTCGGCGACCGGACCAACCTCGTCTTCCAGAACACGCAGGTCACCCGCGGGACGGGCGCGATGGTCGTCGTAGAGACCGGCATGACGACGGAGATGGGCCGGATCGCCTCGATGCTGTCCGCGGTCAAGCCGGCCCGCTCGCCGCTCCAGCGCGAGCTCGACGGCCTCACCCGCGTCCTCGGGTTCGTCGCCTGGGGAGCCGTCGCCGTCATCGTCGTCATCGGCCTGCTGCGGGGTCAGCCGTTCGCGTCGGTCATCCTGCTCGGCATCTCCATGGCGATCTCCGCGATCCCCACGGGCCTTCCGACGTTCGTCCAAGGGATGCTCTCCTACGGCTCGAACCAGCTCGCCGAGCACCGCGCGGTGGTGAAGAACCTCGCCGACGTCGAGACGCTCGGCGCGACGAGCGCGATCAACTCGGACAAGACCGGCACGCTCACGATGAACGAGATGACGGTCTCCCGGCTCTACTACCGCGGGGAGTGGTTCCCGGTCTCGGGCGGCGGCTACGCCAAGACGGGGGAGATCCGCCACGCCGCCGGCGCCGCGGAGCCCGACTTCACGCCGCTCGCCTACGGCCTGTGCCTGTGCAGCGACGCGACGGTCTCGGACGACGGCGTCGTCGTCGGCGACCCGACGGAGGCCGCGCTCGTCGTGCTCGCGGCCAAAATGGGCGTGGACGCCGAGCTCTCCCGGCGCCGCTACCCGCGCCTGGCCGAGGTGCCGTTCGACTCGGCCTACAAGTTCATGGCGACGTTCCACGACGTGCCGCTGGGCGGGCGGGACCGGCTGATCGGCGTCGTCAAGGGCGGCCCGGACGTCGTCCTCGCCCGCTGCTCGTCGGTGCTCCTCGCGGACGGCTCGCTCGCGCCGATGGCCGAGCAGCGCGAGGCGATCCTCGAGGCGAACCGCCAGCTCTCCGAGCAGGGCCTTCGGGTGCTCGCCTTCGCCTACCGCCTGCTGGACGGGCACCGCGACGCGGTCCTCGCCGATCCGATGACGCTGGTCGAGGACCTGGTCTTCGCCGGCCTCGTCGGCATCATCGACCCGCTGCGTCCCTCGTCCGCGGAGGCGGTGCGGATCGCGCGCGAGGCCGGCATCGACGTCCGGATGATCACGGGCGACCACGCAATCACGGCCTCGGCGATCGGCGCGCAGCTCGGGCTCGCGCCCGGCGCGGCGAGCGGGGCCGAGATCCAGGCGATGACGGACGCGGAGCTCGCGGCCGCGCTGCCGGACCTGCACGTGTTCGGGCGCGTGACCCCCGAGGACAAGCTGCGGATCGCGCGGCTCATGCAGCAGCAGGGCGCCATCGTCGCGATGACGGGTGACGCCGTCAACGACGCGGCGGCGCTCAAGCAGGCGGACATCGGCGTCGCCATGGGCTCGGGCAGCGAGGTGACCAAGCAGGCGGGGAACATGATCCTCACCGACGACAACTTCGGCACGCTCGTGCAGGCGATCCGGCTCGGCCGCGGCATCTACGACAAGATCGTCGGCTACGTCCGGTTCCAGATGTCGCTGCTGTTCTCGCTCGTGCTGCTGTTCCTCGTGGCGAGCATCTTCGACGTCAACCAGGGCGTCCCGCTCACGCCGATGATGGTGCTGTTCCTCAACTTCTTCATCACGATCTTCCCGGTCGTGGTGATCCTGCTCGACCCGGTGCCGGCCGACATCATGTCGAAGCCGCCGCGCGACCCGGCCAAGACCATCGCGCGCGGGTCCACCGTCGCGCAGTGGCTGTTCTACGGCGCGCTCATGTTCGCGACGACCCTCGTCCCGCTGCTGACGCACCCCGGCGAGCTGAGCCCGTCGGAGCCGAACGTGCCGGTCACGATGGCGTTCGCCGTCTCCGCGCTGGGCTCGCTGCTCGGCGGCCTCGCGATCCGGCGCGACCCCGCCTCCGGCCTGCTGCCGCCGCTGCTCACGGCCGTGCGGTGGCTCTCCGTCCCGCTGGCGCTCACGGTGGCCGCGGTCGAGCTGCCCTTCCTGCAGCACGTGCTCGGCACCGTCTCCCTCACGGGCGACGAGTGGTTGCAGTGCCTGGGCCTTGCGCTCGTGGTGCCGGTCGTCGTCGAGCTCGACAAGTGGGTGCGGCGGGCTCGCGCCCGGCGCCGGGGCCTCGTCGGCGCCTGA